Proteins from a genomic interval of Arvicola amphibius chromosome 10, mArvAmp1.2, whole genome shotgun sequence:
- the Fis1 gene encoding mitochondrial fission 1 protein, with amino-acid sequence MEAVLNELVSVEDLKNFERKFQAEQAAGSVSKSTQFEYAWCLVRSKYNDDIRKGIVLLEELLPKGNKEEQRDYVFYLAAGNYRLKEYEKALKYVRGLLQTEPQNTQAKELERLIDKAMKKDGLVGMAIVGGMALGVAGLAGLIGLAVSKSKS; translated from the exons ATGGAGGCCGTGCTGAACgagctggtgtctgtggaggaTCTGAAG AATTTTGAAAGGAAATTTCAGGCTGAGCAGGCTGCTGGCTCTGTATCCAAAAGCACACAGTTTGAGTACGCCTGGTGCCTGGTACGAAGCAAATACAATGATGACATCCGTAAAGGCATCGTGCTCCTGGAGG agCTGTTGCCCAAAGGGAACAAAGAGGAACAGCGGGATTATGTCTTCTACCTGGCGGCAGGCAACTACCGACTCAAG GAGTATGAAAAGGCCCTAAAGTATGTGCGAGGACTGCTGCAGACTGAGCCCCAGAACACCCAGGCCAAGGAGCTGGAGCGCCTCATCGACAAGGCTATGAAGAAAG ACGGACTAGTGGGCATGGCCATTGTTGGTGGCATGGCCCTGGGTGTGGCGGGACTGGCCGGACTCATTGGACTAGCTGTCTCCAAGTCCAAATCCTGA